The DNA sequence ATTGGAAATAGACAAGCGTAGATCACATTAACTTGTAATTTCCATGCTACACATCCACACTTTATCTATGTCGTTAGTTAAGTCGGTATATGTGAGCATTGTGGGTTTAGTGGCATTGTACTAGCGACGACTGCCCCTATGTTCCATGTATAGATGAGGCTGATGGACGAGattgatttagataatttttcagTTGTAATTACATTTGGCTATTGATAGTAATTTATACACAATATTGAATTCCCAAAGGTGCATGATTGTatggtccaagtgggagattgttgggttgtggaccacacattATATAGGGATATAAGAACATAagtgcataagttgtgtagacgtacacaattaatgtttataattgtgtatatcttattatattaaagttttgaaTGGACCTAAATTGTGATCTGATTTAAGTTTGAATTTGgtcataattatctaattttaaatgtgtggatatacatattaatcatatgttgtgtagaattctttggggcaaaattgtcaaatctgTGATGGGCAGACTTGTGATTAGTCCAATAAagtttcttataaatagggtgtggtccctgaCTGAGCATGCAACGATCTGAGATTCAGAATTAAGTTTTCTGAATTAGGTTCCCATCTCCCTTCTCTGCGTGTGATcagtgagaagaaccacaagacccaatcactttcgtcataatcaatggattcaagtgcaggtacgcttccgccactttctttgttcctaagcaatctccaagcaagaagatccagggtttcaattagggtttatacccattagatccatcatCTTAACCTGTCTAATGCCGGATTCAATGGAATCATTCCTCACACCCTTGGAAACCTATCACGCTTGCTCTACCTTGATCTTTGCTCATCTTACAACACTCTATAAGCTAATGATCTCCACTTTCTCTCTGGGATGACATCTTTGCATCACCTTGACTTGAGTAGCGTGGATCTTTCTAATGTGCATGGTTGGCTCCATGACATTAATATGCTCCCTTCTCTAGTAGTCTTGAAACTCACTGATGCTCAACTCCAAGCTGGTGCTGGTGGTTTTCATGATCATACTACTTTGCTTCATCATCTCAACTTTACGTCTCTTAGTTTCCTTGATCTTTCTAATAATCATGGCCTCGAACATCACTCTCGCCTCAATGGTTGTTCAatctcactaaccttcttcatCTTGATCTTTTCATTGACTGCTTACTCCATGGCAAGCTACCCGTTACCATTGCTAACTTGAGCGGTTGAGAGTCTTGAGCTTGTCGGGGTAACTCTTTTGATGGAGAGATTCCCAAGTCCTTGGGAAATCTTGGTAGCTTGAGAGACTTGATTTGTCACAAAATGATCCGAATGGTAGCATTCGGGACTCTCCCGAACAATCTTACAAATTTAGTGTACTTTGATTTATCTAATAATAAGATTGGAAAGTTTCCATAGAGCATTGGGAGGCTGCGAAGTTGGAGGAGTTTCATTTGTCCAATAACCAAGTTCGAGGGATTGATGCCTGCAAGCATTGGGGATCTAAGAAGCCCTGCAATACTTGGATTTGTCATGGAATATGACCAAGTGGACCAATTCACGAATCCTTTGGCAATCTCACACTTTTGTAGTATTTGGATTTGTCCGAAAATGCAATAAGTGGAATGTTACCAGAGAGTTTTGGAAATCTTAGCCAATTGTCGTTGTTGACAATGCGAGGCCAATGGCATCAATGGAACATTGCCAAAAGGCATGGGGAACTTATGAAAGTTACAGACATTAGATTTTACAAGCAATTCTATCAGTGGAGGCATTGATGATCTTGTTGATGGATTTTCTAAATGCAGGGAGAAGAAGAATGATTCTGAATCAGGAAGCACTGATGGTCTAAACACACTAAGTTTAGCAAACAACAAGCTGAATGGCACAATTCCAGAGAGCATAGGCCAATTATCTCAATTATCTCTATTGAATCTCTCTTCAAATTCTTTCGTCAGTGTCTTAACTGAATCTCATTTTGCTAATCTAGTGAACTTGGGGTATTTGGACTTTTCCTACAACTCTTTCCAATTGAATGTAAGTGATAATTGGGGCCCTCCTTTCAATGCCTTTACTATCCAAATGTGTTCCTGCAGAGTAGGCCCTATTTTTCCTGCTTGGCTTGGAAGTCAGACAATGTTGAGTGAGCTTTGCTTATCAAATTCTAGAATTTCAGGTAGCATCCCACCATGGTTTTGGAATCTTACTCGTTTCAATTTGCTCGATTTGTCAAATAACAATTTGGAGGGGAGGCTAACAACATCTTTGGAAAATTTCAATCTCCATCTAGTTGATTTGAGTTCAAATAGATTTGAAGGCCCATTACCTAAGCTTAATGCCAATTATTTGCTTGTTATCAATCTCAATAACAACCCATTCTCTGGGTCTATTCCTTCTTACTTTGCAGTTGCTACTAGgattcaaattttctctttctctaATAATCATATCAATGGCAAAGCATTCCGTCATTCTTCTCGCAACCTTACTTTCTTGCAATTGTTTGACATATCTAATAATGATATGTCTCGAGGACTCCTAGTCGCTGGAATTCAACATCAAGCATtggaaattattaaattatctcACAATAATTTCTCGGGTAGAATTCTCGATGGCCTTGTGTCTCTCACCAATCTCCGTTCCTTACATTTAAGAAACAATGGTTTCTCCGGAGGACTGTCCTTGTCATTGAGAAAGGCCAACAAGTTAGAAATTCTCGATGTTGGTGAAAACAAAATCTCTGGTAGCATACCAACGTGGATCGGAGAAAAACTTTCATCTTTAATTGTGCTTCGCTTGATATCAAATTTATTCAAAGGCACCATTCCAAAGCAATTATCAAAACTCTCCTATCTTCAGATCCTGGACCTTGCACATAATGGCCTATCAGGTTGTATTACTTATACCTTTGGAGATTTCAAAGCCATGGTAGTCACAAATCACAGTGAATTGTTGTCTTTACTCTCTATTCCACCAACGACAATGCGCAGTTGTACTTTTCATGAAAGTTGTACAGGTATTCATACATATACCACATTTCCGTACTTTGACTCTCTCTTAATAATTGCAAAGGGCCTCCAAATGGAGTATTCTAAGCTTCTATCATTAGTCACAAGCATGGACTTATCAAACAACAAGCTTTCTTATGAGTTGCCTAAAGAACTCACAAAGCTACATGGGCTACATTTCTTGAATCTTTCTTACAATCTTTTCAATGGAAAAATACCAGAGAGCATTGGTGACATGAAACAGCTGGAATCACTTGATTTGTTAGAGAACAATTTATTTGGTACCATTCCTTCAGGCATGTCTACTTTGAATTTCTTGAGCTATTTGAACCTATCGCACAACAATTTGTCGGGAAAAAAATTCCTTCGGTGGCCAACTTCAGACATTTGATCCATCAGCCTATAATTGGAATCATGATCTTTGTGGATCACCTCTTCAGAATTGTACTAATGTGACACAGTACTCCAAAGGTGAAAATGAGGAAGAAGGAAAAGGTGATTGGGTAGAGATGTTATGGCTTTACATAGGTCTTGCAACTGGATTCATAACTGGCTTTTGGGTGATCATTGGTACCTTTATTATCAAGAAAACCATAAGAATTGCTTATTTATGATCTTTTGACAAAGTATATGATTGGCTATACGTGAAGATGGTTCTGTACTCTCGAAGActcaaatcaattttctcaaCTAGGATTTAAGGTCAGGCTTGAACTTTTACTCTTTATATTGTTGAAATGTATTTGCATAATGTAGTATGAGCTGAGTTTGTGACATCCAGTGATAATTAATATgataaaactataatatttaataatataagtcATCATTCACACTATAACGAAACCATTTTTAGTGACAATGAGATTTATTTTCAAGCTTTATAACATGATTTTACTAGTGCTAGATATTCTCCACAAGTTGTGCTAGTTTAATTCATCATTAGAAATTGATAGTGTGACACATGCTTCTAAAGATTTTGTGGGTTCTAAAATTCATTATGTGGGTATTGCCTTATCGGAAATCATTTTGGAATTTAATGTTTCGATTTTCGAATTTGAGCGAACCCTTAGGTTTTTTTCTGGATTTACATGAGGGATCGAAGTAAATTGTCTGTGAGCAACCACATGGTACCAGAAGAAATGTAAGACCAAGATTTCCTTCCTCACGATTCAATGAGGATGCGGGATTTATTGCCGAGCCACCTAAGACAACCAAGAAGAAGGTCACACGGGAAGATATTTTGGAAGCCTCAGATAGATCCCATGTGACTCTGGAAGACTCcatgtgagccccaccccttaaattAGATCCTAGCCGTCAATGCAAGCTTTTTCAATCGAGCCattgatttataagatttttaaaaccCTTGCTCTTATCCTTATGGTTACCAAATATCACGATCCGATTGCGGCTCCACCGCCACGACctcttatatataaaaactccTAGCCCTCTTTTTCCTTTACTTCATGGTAGTGCATGGCAAGGACGAGTGGATCTTCTTATCGAGTGTTGTTGCTTCTTTCAAGATAGGATCTTTGAGCTTGTTGcataattaatgattattattgatgccGGTTGACTCTAGATTTATTTCTTTCTCGAAACCCTAAAAATTTTGTTCCTATTTGTGATTCACCTTTAAACTTTAGATTTAGAccttgagtttctagggttttgttcccaatttgtagtttgaaggagttttgtttctcttttgatgtatGCATACAAGCATATTCTTAGGACCTTTAACCGTGATGCTTGTATGGATTCAATCACatctcaaggatgagattttgcatgatatatttgatgtaatgtgaagtatagttgattgaggtataatctttcgccatgagaaaggaattgttagttgatttaatttgagaggTTTCAGATTTTCGTTTTTGACAATAGCAGAAATCCCTCTCCGATTTTAGAGGTCTTAGAGgaagaatttggaggagagtaaaatatgaaatttgtagatttttatgttatctaaataattgcaaaatttcagattttatgcatctgtagtttgtgagatatagcctcattagtataattgtctcggatgatatttctgtaC is a window from the Dioscorea cayenensis subsp. rotundata cultivar TDr96_F1 chromosome 2, TDr96_F1_v2_PseudoChromosome.rev07_lg8_w22 25.fasta, whole genome shotgun sequence genome containing:
- the LOC120273714 gene encoding receptor-like protein EIX2 produces the protein MTSLHHLDLSSVDLSNVHGWLHDINMLPSLVVLKLTDAQLQAGAGGFHDHTTLLHHLNFTEKKNDSESGSTDGLNTLSLANNKLNGTIPESIGQLSQLSLLNLSSNSFVSVLTESHFANLVNLGYLDFSYNSFQLNVSDNWGPPFNAFTIQMCSCRVGPIFPAWLGSQTMLSELCLSNSRISGSIPPWFWNLTRFNLLDLSNNNLEGRLTTSLENFNLHLVDLSSNRFEGPLPKLNANYLLVINLNNNPFSGSIPSYFAVATRIQIFSFSNNHINGKAFRHSSRNLTFLQLFDISNNDMSRGLLVAGIQHQALEIIKLSHNNFSGRILDGLVSLTNLRSLHLRNNGFSGGLSLSLRKANKLEILDVGENKISGSIPTWIGEKLSSLIVLRLISNLFKGTIPKQLSKLSYLQILDLAHNGLSGCITYTFGDFKAMVVTNHSELLSLLSIPPTTMRSCTFHESCTGIHTYTTFPYFDSLLIIAKGLQMEYSKLLSLVTSMDLSNNKLSYELPKELTKLHGLHFLNLSYNLFNGKIPESIGDMKQLESLDLLENNLFGTIPSAYNWNHDLCGSPLQNCTNVTQYSKGENEEEGKGDWVEMLWLYIGLATGFITGFWVIIEEYVIQRRIERKMKKNAAAIDAGKQGDRASDNESLKKKNRWNVLDHKEGNRIENQDLVFSCFSA